In one window of Prionailurus bengalensis isolate Pbe53 chromosome B3, Fcat_Pben_1.1_paternal_pri, whole genome shotgun sequence DNA:
- the TCL1A gene encoding T-cell leukemia/lymphoma protein 1A, translating to MGELPFFRARTALYPDHLWIWERSVYVDENQRTWLPIIIEMESSLQVLMRQEDVLPGEAVCPGLLAPGLLPSMWQLYPERRYRGSDSSFWRIVYHIEFSGTEEMLLEQLPDPEYE from the exons ATGGGCGAGCTCCCGTTCTTCAGGGCGCGCACGGCCTTGTACCCGGACCACCTGTGGATCTGGGAAAGGTCCGTGTACGTGGACGAGAACCAGCGTACCTGGCTGCCCATAATCATCGAG aTGGAGAGTAGCCTCCAAGTACTCATGCGGCAGGAAGATGTGCTCCCGGGGGAGGCTGTGTGCCCCGGCCTGCTAGCCCCCGGCCTGCTGCCCTCCATGTGGCAGCTCTACCCTGAAAGACGATACCGAGGCTCAGACTCCAGTTTCTGGCGCATCGTGTACCACATCGAG TTCAGTGGCACGGAGGAGATGCTCCTTGAGCAGCTGCCGGACCCGGAGTATGAGTGA
- the TCL1B gene encoding T-cell leukemia/lymphoma protein 1B yields MASGASPILGVPPHRLWARRPGIYEDEKGRTWVTVVVRLSPSQRARSRASPGGTHEPEPSVTVHMWQMPVHPQEPVSPSQLTLSRLPLVWQLYSGRRYRAMDSRLWEIVSHGQIDSTEELVLTELPPGNG; encoded by the exons ATGGCCTCTGGGGCTTCTCCGATCCTTGGGGTGCCCCCGCACCGTCTGTGGGCCCGGAGGCCTGGCATCTACGAAGACGAGAAGGGGAGGACCTGGGTGACGGTGGTCGTGCGGCTCAGTCCCTCCCAGAGAGCTCGGAGCAGGGCCTCCCCAGGCGGCACA CATGAGCCTGAGCCCAGCGTCACAGTCCACATGTGGCAGATGCCGGTGCACCCCCAGGAGCCCGTGTCCCCCAGCCAGCTGACCCTGTCCCGGCTGCCCCTCGTGTGGCAGCTGTACTCTGGAAGAAGGTACAGAGCAATGGATTCCAGGCTCTGGGAAATAGTGAGCCATGGCCAG ATCGACTCCACAGAGGAGCTGGTCCTGACAGAGCTGCCACCAGGGAACGGCTGA